Proteins encoded together in one Bombiscardovia nodaiensis window:
- a CDS encoding LacI family transcriptional regulator: MDKAGIRDVAAAAGVSISTVSRAFTRPDLVSKKTRQKVLQTADKLDFNISRSATALKSGQTYRVAMLMNEEITSWFNTQVFAGIEFVLHPAGYDISLFQHIDTAENRKEFFTDLPIRRNVDAVFVASFAVDHHEVKQLKRINVPIIGINTPSTKGFDASISIDDEEGMFAATQHLIGLGHRNIAYACTERAETIDSSIDNRAHGFVRACKAVPKSKGLKWQVITVPRGRDFADEALASLLQLSQFPDAICCEFDMMAIPLALKLVRYGHKAGQDYSLVGFDDSPYADTIGLTTMRQDPYQMGAAAARKALSLMEGDQPQEAYEVVQPKLILRDSDQLYEQQTQSTRAAHSSKVKG; encoded by the coding sequence ATGGACAAAGCTGGTATCAGAGATGTGGCAGCAGCTGCCGGTGTCTCTATTTCGACTGTTTCGCGTGCCTTTACCCGTCCCGATTTGGTCTCGAAAAAGACCCGACAGAAGGTCCTGCAGACCGCGGATAAGCTCGATTTCAATATCTCGCGTTCAGCCACAGCCTTGAAATCCGGGCAGACCTATCGCGTGGCCATGCTCATGAATGAGGAGATTACCAGCTGGTTCAACACGCAAGTGTTTGCGGGCATTGAGTTCGTGCTCCACCCGGCTGGCTACGATATTTCCCTTTTTCAGCACATTGACACGGCCGAAAATCGCAAGGAATTCTTTACGGACCTGCCCATCCGCCGCAATGTAGATGCCGTGTTTGTCGCTTCCTTCGCCGTAGATCACCATGAGGTCAAGCAGCTCAAGCGTATAAACGTGCCTATTATCGGCATCAATACCCCGTCTACTAAGGGTTTCGACGCCTCTATCAGCATTGACGACGAGGAGGGCATGTTCGCCGCCACCCAGCACTTAATTGGCTTAGGCCATCGCAATATTGCTTACGCTTGCACAGAGCGTGCCGAGACCATCGACTCCAGCATTGACAACAGGGCCCACGGTTTCGTCCGCGCTTGCAAGGCCGTGCCCAAGTCTAAAGGGCTGAAATGGCAGGTTATTACTGTGCCCCGAGGCCGTGATTTTGCCGACGAAGCGCTTGCCTCGCTCCTGCAGTTGAGTCAGTTCCCCGACGCTATCTGCTGTGAGTTCGACATGATGGCGATTCCGCTGGCCCTCAAGTTAGTACGATATGGCCACAAGGCGGGACAGGACTACTCGTTGGTCGGCTTCGATGACAGCCCATACGCTGACACGATTGGTTTGACAACAATGAGGCAGGACCCTTACCAGATGGGAGCCGCCGCTGCGCGCAAGGCCCTGAGTCTGATGGAGGGCGACCAGCCGCAGGAAGCCTACGAAGTGGTGCAGCCCAAGCTGATTTTGAGGGATTCAGACCAGCTCTATGAGCAGCAAACTCAGAGCACTAGGGCAGCGCACAGTAGCAAGGTCAAGGGGTAG
- a CDS encoding haloacid dehalogenase, with amino-acid sequence MRNTQQKEYDMSQQRADSAVEGRYQLILFDLYGTLVDIRTDEDSPKPWQALLSFLQGHGYPAQVTASELKAEFETASKEVTHRQQEAWMSAHPGAPLDVSFLEPDLAVAYQHLLGEHGQPSPLVRQAAWLFRQASTLRIGAYPGAQQMLASLRAQGLAVALVSNAQEVYTLPELDLTGLNRSFDLVELSSQVGWRKPAGPMFTRPLEALGVSSGQALMVGNDIGSDILGARAVGIDGAYVHTAISPTQDPQVCQQAVCSLSCEQGVPKYRELLNVVLAPAQV; translated from the coding sequence GTGCGCAATACCCAACAGAAAGAGTACGATATGAGCCAGCAGCGAGCCGACTCGGCCGTAGAGGGCCGCTATCAGCTGATACTCTTCGACCTTTACGGCACACTGGTAGATATTCGCACCGACGAAGACTCCCCCAAACCTTGGCAGGCCCTGCTCTCCTTCCTGCAAGGCCACGGCTATCCGGCCCAAGTGACTGCCAGTGAGCTCAAGGCCGAGTTTGAGACTGCCAGCAAGGAGGTCACCCACCGGCAGCAGGAGGCTTGGATGAGCGCGCACCCAGGCGCTCCCCTAGATGTTTCCTTTCTTGAACCCGACCTCGCTGTGGCCTACCAGCATCTCCTGGGCGAGCACGGGCAACCCAGCCCGCTGGTCAGACAAGCTGCCTGGCTCTTCCGGCAGGCTTCCACCCTGCGCATCGGCGCCTATCCGGGAGCCCAGCAGATGCTCGCCAGCTTACGAGCGCAGGGCCTGGCAGTAGCTTTAGTTTCCAACGCCCAGGAGGTCTACACGCTCCCTGAGCTGGATTTGACAGGCTTGAACCGCAGTTTCGATTTGGTGGAGCTGTCCAGCCAGGTGGGTTGGCGCAAGCCAGCAGGGCCCATGTTCACCAGGCCGCTAGAGGCCTTGGGCGTGAGCAGCGGACAGGCGCTGATGGTCGGCAACGATATTGGCAGCGATATATTGGGCGCGCGAGCCGTGGGCATCGATGGAGCCTACGTCCACACGGCTATCTCACCCACACAAGATCCGCAGGTTTGCCAGCAGGCCGTCTGCTCCCTGTCCTGCGAACAAGGGGTGCCTAAGTACCGGGAGCTCCTCAACGTTGTCCTAGCCCCAGCCCAAGTCTAG